One segment of Vibrio orientalis CIP 102891 = ATCC 33934 DNA contains the following:
- a CDS encoding response regulator transcription factor: MKILVVEDDPRLGEQIVETLEKTGWVPELSQDGIDALYRATSEEWDVIVLDLGLPKLDGLTVLKGIRDENINTPVVILSARDTLTQRVEGLNAGADDYLTKPFEMVELTARIRAQLRRASGNASPVMQIGNLSLDTRTSKVMWQGQAISLTALEYKVVAYFMHNPEKVISRTELVEHIYKQDFDRDSNTIEVFIGRIRKKIAPKVIKTVRGLGYQLNAE, from the coding sequence ATGAAAATTCTTGTAGTGGAAGATGACCCGCGCCTAGGCGAACAAATTGTTGAAACTCTTGAGAAAACTGGCTGGGTGCCAGAGCTCTCTCAAGATGGCATCGATGCATTGTACCGAGCGACCTCTGAAGAGTGGGACGTGATTGTCCTCGATCTAGGCCTTCCGAAACTTGATGGTTTGACAGTTCTTAAAGGTATTCGAGACGAAAACATTAACACGCCAGTTGTTATCCTAAGTGCACGAGACACACTCACGCAGCGTGTTGAAGGCTTAAATGCTGGTGCTGACGACTACTTAACCAAACCGTTTGAAATGGTTGAGCTAACCGCACGTATACGCGCTCAACTGCGCCGCGCTTCGGGTAATGCCTCCCCTGTGATGCAGATTGGCAATCTGAGTTTAGACACTCGTACTTCCAAGGTAATGTGGCAAGGCCAAGCAATTAGCCTCACAGCACTAGAATACAAGGTTGTTGCCTATTTCATGCATAACCCTGAGAAGGTCATTTCACGTACAGAGTTGGTTGAACACATCTATAAACAAGACTTTGATAGGGACTCAAACACCATCGAGGTTTTCATTGGTCGTATCCGCAAAAAAATCGCGCCAAAAGTGATCAAAACCGTTCGCGGTCTAGGATATCAGCTTAATGCCGAATAA
- a CDS encoding ATP-binding protein — protein MPNNKRTLLKRLSLKSRLVLAAIVWLTAMVIAAGVSVPTQVFNYMVGDTKSQLSIYMDEISASLEADDKGALTLTTNLSDPRFNRPYSGLYWSARTDADLLRSRSLWDQKIEAKKGLKKEYFGARDEKLIYLKTTLYYPDYDGPIEVLVGIDEQPIEDTVRDLMSQLWIILGLLYFGVLAVIMLQVQWSLHPLTKMHKELSQLRSGDKKQLEEDYPKEVAPVVSDLNALVFHYQELLERARHHAGNLSHALKTPLSVLKNEIHNFDSETQKLLQPPVDQIQSQIDYHLGRARMAGSKNILAVRANPSERVDAISMAFDKVYASRDIALINELDSDIEVAVDKTDLDEMVGNLLENAYKWSASIIRVHSQLTNDGDIDIIIEDDGPGIPDDKLQQAVKRGVRLDETTPGTGLGLNIVSEMAHSYRGKFTLSASSMGGLKAVLSFKSSN, from the coding sequence ATGCCGAATAATAAGCGCACCCTGCTTAAGCGTCTAAGTTTAAAAAGCCGCCTCGTACTGGCGGCTATCGTTTGGTTAACCGCGATGGTCATTGCGGCCGGTGTCAGCGTGCCCACTCAAGTATTTAACTACATGGTTGGCGACACAAAATCTCAGCTGTCTATCTATATGGATGAGATTTCTGCCTCTCTCGAAGCAGACGACAAGGGTGCACTAACTCTTACTACTAACCTTTCTGATCCTCGTTTTAACCGCCCATACAGTGGCCTCTACTGGTCAGCAAGAACCGACGCTGATTTACTGCGTTCTCGCTCTTTGTGGGATCAAAAGATTGAAGCCAAGAAAGGCCTAAAGAAAGAGTATTTTGGTGCGAGAGATGAAAAACTCATCTACCTAAAAACCACACTCTATTACCCCGACTACGATGGCCCAATTGAAGTATTGGTTGGTATTGATGAACAGCCGATTGAAGATACAGTGCGTGATTTGATGAGTCAGCTTTGGATCATTCTCGGCCTACTCTACTTTGGTGTGCTTGCGGTTATCATGTTGCAGGTTCAGTGGTCATTACACCCATTAACCAAAATGCACAAAGAGCTCTCGCAGCTCCGCTCTGGCGATAAAAAGCAGCTCGAAGAAGATTACCCGAAAGAAGTCGCGCCGGTTGTTTCCGACTTGAATGCTTTGGTGTTTCACTATCAAGAGCTACTAGAACGCGCGCGACATCATGCCGGCAACCTCTCTCATGCGTTGAAGACTCCGCTTTCAGTACTGAAGAACGAGATTCATAACTTTGACAGCGAGACACAGAAGCTATTGCAGCCTCCTGTTGATCAAATTCAAAGTCAAATTGATTACCACTTAGGTCGCGCTCGCATGGCCGGCTCAAAGAACATTTTGGCGGTACGTGCGAACCCTTCAGAGCGTGTTGACGCTATTTCTATGGCATTTGATAAGGTCTATGCTTCACGCGACATCGCGCTCATCAACGAGCTTGATTCAGATATAGAAGTCGCTGTAGATAAGACCGATCTCGATGAAATGGTGGGTAACTTACTGGAAAATGCCTATAAATGGTCTGCAAGCATCATTCGTGTTCATTCACAGCTAACCAACGATGGCGATATCGATATCATCATTGAAGATGACGGACCGGGTATTCCTGATGATAAGCTTCAGCAAGCGGTTAAACGAGGTGTTCGTCTCGATGAAACGACCCCTGGCACTGGTCTAGGTCTCAATATTGTCAGTGAAATGGCACACAGTTATAGAGGCAAATTTACCCTATCGGCTAGCTCTATGGGCGGCTTAAAAGCGGTGCTTTCATTTAAGTCCTCAAATTAA
- a CDS encoding winged helix-turn-helix domain-containing protein yields MFLINDAHVLDENGSYIHSLKSHIRHPIGVNELSLLNYMFANQGQVLSKHELMHEVWHKRGIVVESSSLLHSISTCRRGLEDKAGEVIRTERGIGYEFTGSVKKITSISEVTEPLEPVIETPPIKELETKVEVTAQLNAGHIRVIKALGILILAIFVGYIGASHFYKSPLIIGYKVTSYKQCSYMPQQQGEKVFYQNPTLYQFEKLSLLVDSAGRSVSFDTGSGVVNCE; encoded by the coding sequence ATGTTCCTGATCAACGACGCACACGTCTTGGATGAAAACGGCAGCTATATTCACAGCTTAAAGAGTCATATTCGCCATCCTATCGGGGTAAATGAACTGTCATTGTTGAACTATATGTTTGCCAATCAAGGTCAAGTGTTAAGTAAGCACGAGCTCATGCACGAAGTCTGGCACAAAAGAGGAATTGTCGTAGAAAGTAGCAGTTTGTTGCACTCGATTTCGACATGCCGCAGGGGGCTTGAAGATAAAGCCGGTGAAGTTATCCGTACCGAGAGAGGAATCGGTTATGAGTTTACGGGGTCAGTAAAAAAGATCACGTCGATCTCAGAAGTAACAGAACCTTTAGAGCCAGTTATTGAAACACCACCAATCAAGGAGTTGGAAACAAAGGTTGAGGTGACGGCACAACTGAACGCTGGACATATTCGAGTGATAAAGGCGCTCGGCATCTTAATTTTGGCGATCTTTGTCGGTTATATTGGGGCAAGTCATTTTTACAAGAGCCCATTAATCATTGGCTATAAGGTAACGAGCTATAAACAGTGCAGTTATATGCCACAGCAACAGGGTGAGAAGGTTTTCTATCAAAACCCGACACTATACCAATTTGAAAAGCTGAGTTTACTTGTCGACTCCGCTGGCCGCTCAGTGAGTTTTGATACTGGGAGTGGGGTGGTGAACTGTGAATAA
- a CDS encoding efflux RND transporter permease subunit, producing MKLPEICVKHPVFASVLSIAIVLIGLVSFQKLSIQYFPEHQTSSASVNASINGASAEFMSQNVADKLISAVTGLDKVKSMTTDCSEGSCSMKILFKDGISDVEYSSLMNNLRSKIDGISDFPPAMVDKPTVTDDSSETSMPSNIITFVNKGTMDKQEMFDFISQQLATEFKNVQGVGGVWGPYGGSSRAIRVWLLPERMAALNVSASDVVGTLSTYNATFTAGTIKGEVRDFAINPVNQVTSIEDVRDLVIRVESGKIIRISDVANIEMGEVSLTPSTLHIDGHQAMSLQVLPLKDENPVKVAQRVKQAMQQMELPDGIEMKMVYNQADFIEEAIDQGFMTLVEAVVLVSVIVVLFLGSLRVAAIPLITIPVCVIGVFAVMAMLGFSINVLTILAIILAIGLVVDDAIVVVENCYRHVEEGHPPISAALKSCKEIVFPVIAMTLTLAAVYLPIGLMSGLTADLFRQFAFTLAASVIISGFVALTLSPMMSAYMLKSSSASPKWFSWVDAKLDCLTESYFKHLQAWIRHPIRVLGVIATLVGFACVSIFMMPKVLLPTEDTGFIEVSSDAPTGAGRSYHLENAHQLNDVFSGNDSIEANLAYIEGGPTNHILLKSWEERGESAFDVIDKLTIKAKETLSAYGVSFSVRSADNLNVSSNVVIQLTTTNRDLDELSKTAEQVVGLLNDYKGLSNTNNSMHRDQLRFDLSIDRNAIILSGVNYANVTSAISSFLGSVKAADLKAEDGFTYPIQVQVNRQALGDFRVLDKLYVSSDSGQRLPLSQFVSIKPVTAESNIKTFAGKDAAEITADLVTGYSASDVQAYLDAELPKLLKAGQGYEYNGVIKELNESEAGTQILFGLALIFIFLILAAQFESFVDPLIILLTVPLCLVGALVTLNVFGHSLNLYSKIGLLTLVGLVTKHGILLVEFANLKRKEGYGAKTAALMSAKSRLRPILMTSLTMIIGSLPLALAEGPGSLGRINIGLVLVGGLTIGTFFSLFVVPMAYVAIASMSEPDDSFEFVTERL from the coding sequence ATGAAGCTACCTGAAATTTGTGTTAAACATCCGGTGTTTGCATCAGTATTAAGCATTGCAATCGTCTTGATTGGTCTTGTCTCATTTCAAAAGCTATCAATACAGTATTTTCCCGAACATCAAACTTCATCAGCGTCTGTTAATGCATCGATAAACGGTGCGAGTGCTGAGTTCATGTCCCAAAATGTCGCCGATAAGTTGATCTCAGCGGTGACAGGTCTTGATAAGGTCAAGTCGATGACGACGGACTGTAGCGAAGGCAGTTGCTCGATGAAGATTCTGTTTAAAGATGGCATTAGTGACGTTGAGTACTCAAGTCTAATGAACAACTTACGCAGCAAAATTGATGGTATTTCTGATTTCCCTCCTGCAATGGTTGATAAGCCTACGGTGACAGACGACTCTTCGGAAACCAGTATGCCAAGTAACATCATTACCTTTGTTAATAAGGGAACGATGGACAAGCAAGAAATGTTTGATTTCATCAGCCAGCAATTAGCAACTGAATTTAAAAATGTTCAAGGTGTTGGAGGAGTATGGGGCCCATATGGTGGTTCCTCACGTGCGATACGAGTTTGGTTGCTACCTGAACGTATGGCTGCTCTGAATGTGAGTGCTTCTGATGTGGTTGGTACTTTGAGTACCTACAATGCCACCTTCACTGCGGGAACGATCAAAGGTGAAGTCCGTGACTTTGCGATTAATCCTGTGAATCAGGTGACTTCCATTGAAGACGTTCGTGATCTCGTGATTCGTGTAGAAAGCGGCAAAATCATCCGTATTAGTGATGTCGCCAATATAGAGATGGGAGAAGTCAGCCTAACACCGAGTACGTTACATATCGATGGTCATCAAGCGATGTCACTGCAGGTATTGCCGCTTAAAGATGAGAACCCAGTTAAGGTCGCACAGCGTGTAAAACAAGCGATGCAGCAGATGGAGCTGCCAGATGGCATTGAGATGAAGATGGTTTATAACCAAGCGGACTTCATTGAAGAGGCAATTGATCAAGGGTTCATGACACTTGTTGAAGCAGTTGTATTGGTATCCGTTATTGTCGTGTTGTTCTTGGGCTCACTGCGTGTTGCAGCAATTCCTTTAATCACGATACCAGTGTGTGTGATTGGCGTGTTCGCAGTTATGGCCATGCTAGGGTTTAGTATCAACGTTTTAACTATTCTAGCGATTATATTGGCGATTGGGTTAGTTGTTGATGACGCGATTGTAGTGGTGGAAAATTGTTACCGTCATGTAGAAGAAGGCCATCCTCCCATTTCTGCCGCTTTGAAAAGCTGTAAAGAGATTGTATTCCCGGTTATCGCGATGACCCTGACATTGGCTGCGGTATATTTGCCAATCGGTTTAATGTCGGGGCTGACTGCAGACTTATTTCGACAGTTTGCGTTTACCTTGGCGGCTTCTGTCATTATATCGGGCTTCGTTGCATTAACACTGTCACCAATGATGAGTGCTTATATGCTCAAGTCTTCATCAGCATCGCCGAAATGGTTCTCTTGGGTCGATGCGAAGCTAGACTGTCTAACAGAGAGTTACTTTAAGCATTTACAAGCATGGATAAGACACCCGATCCGCGTATTAGGTGTGATAGCAACTTTAGTCGGTTTCGCGTGTGTTTCCATTTTTATGATGCCTAAAGTGCTATTACCAACTGAAGACACGGGATTTATTGAAGTGAGCTCAGATGCGCCGACAGGTGCAGGCCGCAGTTACCACTTAGAAAATGCACATCAGTTGAATGATGTCTTCTCAGGTAATGATTCTATAGAGGCAAACCTAGCTTATATTGAAGGTGGGCCAACCAACCATATCTTACTGAAGTCGTGGGAGGAAAGAGGAGAGTCAGCCTTTGATGTTATAGATAAACTTACCATCAAAGCAAAAGAGACCTTATCAGCCTATGGCGTCTCTTTCTCAGTGCGTTCAGCTGATAATCTGAATGTATCGAGCAACGTGGTTATTCAGCTCACGACGACTAATCGAGACTTAGACGAGCTTTCAAAAACAGCAGAACAAGTTGTTGGTTTGCTTAATGATTATAAAGGTTTGAGTAATACCAACAACTCTATGCATCGTGATCAATTAAGGTTTGACTTATCCATAGACCGTAATGCAATTATCCTGTCAGGGGTTAATTACGCAAACGTGACTAGCGCAATCTCTTCGTTTCTTGGGTCAGTGAAAGCGGCTGATCTTAAAGCGGAAGATGGATTTACTTATCCGATTCAGGTTCAGGTGAATCGTCAAGCGTTAGGCGATTTTAGGGTTCTCGATAAGCTGTATGTCAGTTCCGATTCTGGGCAGAGATTACCACTGTCGCAATTTGTATCGATTAAGCCTGTGACGGCAGAGTCCAATATCAAAACTTTTGCTGGTAAAGATGCGGCGGAAATTACAGCGGATTTGGTGACTGGATACAGTGCGAGTGATGTCCAAGCGTACCTTGACGCCGAGTTACCTAAGCTACTAAAAGCAGGGCAAGGCTATGAATACAACGGTGTGATTAAAGAACTTAATGAGTCTGAAGCGGGTACCCAGATTTTATTTGGACTCGCACTTATCTTTATCTTCTTAATATTAGCGGCGCAATTTGAGAGCTTTGTTGATCCTCTCATTATCCTACTGACCGTACCGCTTTGTCTTGTTGGGGCTTTGGTAACGCTTAACGTGTTTGGACATAGCTTGAACTTATATTCAAAAATTGGATTACTCACGTTGGTTGGTTTGGTGACTAAACATGGCATCTTGCTGGTGGAGTTTGCCAACCTAAAACGTAAAGAGGGCTATGGAGCAAAAACTGCGGCATTGATGAGTGCCAAATCACGTTTAAGGCCAATCCTAATGACGTCATTGACCATGATCATTGGCTCTTTGCCCTTAGCGCTTGCTGAAGGCCCGGGCTCGCTTGGGAGAATCAATATTGGATTAGTACTCGTTGGTGGATTAACGATTGGAACATTCTTCTCTCTATTTGTGGTGCCGATGGCTTATGTCGCCATTGCGTCTATGTCTGAACCTGATGACTCTTTCGAGTTTGTAACGGAGAGGCTGTAA
- a CDS encoding efflux RND transporter periplasmic adaptor subunit gives MNKTKTLSLSFLYLSVSVFSTAALSKTLESVPVTVEITQQFAATMTIEEVGKLKATDSAALTFSAGEKLKSLQFKDGDTVKKGDLIAQLDDSKAKAELEKSSSSLALAKSKLSRVLALLKKQPDSMSAQDVEELKQQVALAEADYSQRKTDLQSYQLIAPFDGQLTSFSHSVGSRVEAAVVLVHLIKLDPVEVHYSISQSEVGKAELGQSVTLKVDAYSDSTFSGRVDYIAPLVDESSGRVEVHAKLDNADNRLVPGMFAKVSQDIGESINHVVVSQTAVGADGKQRFVWLIRGDKAVKQPIELGENINNGYVAVKSGLSVGERVVITGQQNLDIGVPVIVQGSKPSITLPALRDENKTAEEKRVEESRKSENQSVEVDNEAT, from the coding sequence ATGAACAAAACTAAGACGCTATCTTTGTCTTTTCTATATTTGTCTGTATCAGTCTTTAGTACAGCTGCACTATCAAAAACCTTGGAAAGTGTTCCGGTCACAGTAGAAATTACTCAGCAGTTTGCTGCAACTATGACGATTGAAGAAGTCGGGAAACTGAAAGCAACTGACTCAGCTGCATTAACATTCAGTGCCGGAGAAAAACTAAAATCTCTTCAATTTAAAGACGGAGATACCGTCAAAAAAGGTGATTTAATTGCTCAGCTTGATGACTCGAAAGCCAAAGCTGAACTAGAAAAATCATCCAGTTCGCTTGCTCTTGCAAAGTCAAAGCTGTCTCGTGTATTAGCTCTTCTTAAAAAGCAACCTGACTCAATGTCAGCGCAAGATGTTGAAGAGTTGAAGCAGCAAGTTGCGTTGGCCGAAGCGGACTATTCACAAAGAAAGACCGATTTGCAGAGCTACCAATTGATTGCGCCATTTGATGGCCAACTAACCAGTTTTTCACACTCTGTTGGTAGCCGTGTTGAAGCCGCGGTTGTTCTGGTACATCTAATTAAACTCGACCCCGTCGAAGTCCATTATTCCATTTCTCAGTCTGAAGTCGGTAAGGCGGAATTAGGCCAATCGGTGACTTTAAAGGTCGATGCATACAGTGATTCTACGTTCTCTGGTCGAGTTGATTATATCGCGCCACTTGTCGATGAAAGTTCTGGTCGAGTTGAAGTTCACGCAAAACTTGATAACGCTGACAACCGCTTAGTGCCAGGAATGTTTGCTAAGGTAAGCCAAGATATTGGTGAGTCGATTAATCATGTGGTTGTGTCCCAAACAGCGGTAGGTGCTGATGGAAAGCAACGATTTGTCTGGCTTATTAGGGGTGATAAAGCGGTAAAACAGCCTATTGAATTAGGGGAAAACATCAACAACGGGTATGTAGCAGTTAAATCGGGTTTGAGTGTCGGAGAGCGTGTTGTGATTACCGGGCAGCAAAATCTCGATATTGGTGTTCCTGTGATAGTACAGGGTTCGAAGCCTTCAATTACACTGCCAGCTCTTCGTGATGAGAATAAAACGGCAGAAGAGAAAAGAGTAGAAGAAAGTAGAAAGAGTGAAAATCAATCAGTAGAGGTGGACAATGAAGCTACCTGA
- a CDS encoding winged helix-turn-helix domain-containing protein has translation MLMINDKYILNVLTGILEERKSGVKTALGSNEVALLQFMTEHSRTPLEKARLLDEIWFKKGVVVEESSLLHSVSICRKALDDRNGEIITTIRGVGYQFNGDVSSYQSPSTQPSLTDTQDVAPLTIKKANTRYLAAFSASALAAYFLYGAISTPWVEADYTEQRYLGCIVPTQDPSKPIVLNNVRAFSSDNQVILVAKDGQSVSYLPSEVEVMCE, from the coding sequence ATGTTGATGATTAACGATAAGTACATACTCAATGTTCTCACCGGCATCTTGGAAGAGCGTAAGAGTGGTGTAAAAACAGCGCTGGGAAGCAATGAAGTTGCATTGCTGCAATTTATGACTGAACACTCTAGAACTCCTTTAGAAAAAGCTAGATTGCTTGATGAAATATGGTTTAAAAAAGGGGTGGTAGTAGAAGAGAGTAGTTTGCTTCACTCAGTCTCGATTTGTCGTAAAGCGTTAGATGACCGAAATGGAGAAATCATCACTACAATAAGAGGTGTGGGTTATCAGTTTAATGGCGATGTATCCTCTTATCAGAGTCCATCGACACAGCCGTCTTTGACTGACACTCAGGATGTCGCTCCCTTAACAATTAAGAAAGCCAATACTCGTTATCTAGCGGCCTTTAGTGCCAGTGCATTGGCGGCGTATTTTTTATACGGTGCAATCAGCACTCCTTGGGTGGAAGCCGATTACACAGAGCAACGTTATCTGGGTTGCATTGTCCCGACTCAAGACCCGTCAAAGCCAATAGTTCTGAATAATGTAAGAGCATTTTCTTCAGATAATCAGGTCATACTGGTTGCTAAAGATGGTCAGTCTGTGAGTTATCTTCCGAGCGAAGTGGAGGTGATGTGTGAATAA
- a CDS encoding lysophospholipid acyltransferase family protein: MARILRVLFILFFVKPLVFIGLGLNIINRQNLPMKGPVVVAANHNSHLDTLVLLALFPISIIHKVRPVAAADYFLANPLVAWLSLNVIGIIPIRRSPSKAQKEAIFDECHKALEQGDILIIFPEGSRGEPEVMSGLKKGIYHLVKDYPQCSVVPVVMRGLGASLPKGTAMFVPFNCDVVLGEGISDFTSADQFVDVMQNQYRQLSERCIVQVE, encoded by the coding sequence ATGGCGAGAATACTCAGAGTTTTATTTATACTGTTTTTCGTAAAACCACTCGTGTTTATTGGCCTAGGGCTGAATATCATCAATAGACAAAATCTGCCGATGAAAGGGCCGGTTGTCGTGGCGGCGAATCATAATAGTCACTTAGATACATTGGTGTTATTGGCGCTATTTCCAATCAGCATCATTCACAAGGTTCGCCCTGTAGCCGCGGCCGATTATTTTTTAGCTAACCCATTAGTTGCTTGGTTGTCACTGAATGTTATTGGCATTATTCCAATTCGAAGATCACCCTCGAAAGCGCAAAAAGAGGCGATTTTTGATGAGTGTCATAAGGCTCTAGAACAAGGAGATATATTGATTATATTTCCTGAAGGAAGTCGAGGTGAACCAGAAGTCATGAGTGGACTTAAGAAGGGGATATATCATTTAGTCAAAGATTACCCTCAATGCTCGGTGGTACCCGTTGTTATGCGTGGTTTAGGCGCATCATTACCCAAAGGGACAGCGATGTTTGTTCCGTTTAACTGCGATGTGGTTCTTGGTGAAGGAATCAGTGACTTTACCAGTGCAGATCAGTTCGTAGATGTTATGCAGAATCAATATCGACAGCTGAGTGAACGGTGTATTGTTCAAGTGGAATAG
- a CDS encoding phosphatidate cytidylyltransferase, protein MLGIPLHSFNIMVAIVSILVLGTLVYLWLSRRHRERDYLELKLRIRSWWWMIGIVFVVLYLPLQYTLFFVGFLSFMALKEFLSIVPTRMTDRRVIFWAYLSIPFQYYWLSIGWYGMYIIFIPVYMFLYLPMVAVLIGDTKGFIRSAGVIHWALMLTVFCISHMAYLLVLPSLNPDAGSMGMLLFLLIFTQFNDVCQYVWGKSFGKHKIVPKVSPNKTWEGFIGGALTVIAASYFVAPYLTPLTGVQGLVAGVIIAFSGFIGDLVISSVKRDLKIKDTSQFIPGHGGILDRIDSLMFTAPLFFHYIYYLYY, encoded by the coding sequence ATGTTAGGGATCCCTTTGCATTCGTTCAATATCATGGTCGCTATCGTTTCGATATTGGTGTTAGGAACGCTAGTCTATCTCTGGCTGTCTAGAAGGCACAGAGAGCGTGATTACCTAGAGCTAAAACTTAGAATACGCTCTTGGTGGTGGATGATAGGGATCGTTTTCGTCGTTCTCTACTTACCTCTGCAATACACGTTGTTCTTCGTAGGCTTTTTGAGTTTCATGGCGCTCAAAGAGTTTCTCTCTATTGTTCCAACGCGCATGACTGACCGTCGAGTCATCTTTTGGGCTTACCTTTCGATTCCGTTCCAATATTATTGGTTATCGATTGGCTGGTACGGCATGTACATCATCTTTATCCCTGTATACATGTTCTTGTACCTACCAATGGTCGCAGTGCTGATAGGAGATACTAAAGGTTTTATTCGCTCCGCGGGTGTTATTCACTGGGCATTGATGCTGACAGTCTTTTGTATCAGTCACATGGCCTATTTATTAGTTCTACCAAGTTTGAACCCTGATGCTGGCTCAATGGGGATGTTACTGTTTTTGCTGATATTCACTCAATTCAATGATGTTTGCCAATATGTCTGGGGTAAGTCGTTTGGCAAACATAAGATCGTCCCGAAAGTGAGCCCCAACAAAACCTGGGAAGGCTTTATTGGTGGAGCATTGACGGTTATTGCTGCTTCATATTTTGTCGCGCCATACCTGACTCCGTTAACAGGAGTACAAGGCTTGGTTGCGGGCGTTATCATTGCTTTTAGTGGTTTTATTGGTGATTTGGTTATCTCTTCCGTTAAAAGGGATTTGAAAATTAAAGATACCAGCCAGTTTATTCCGGGCCATGGTGGGATTCTCGATCGCATTGATAGTTTAATGTTTACTGCGCCACTGTTCTTCCATTACATCTACTATCTGTACTATTGA
- a CDS encoding CDP-alcohol phosphatidyltransferase family protein: protein MDKDPIEENNRRPLAVRDVAITRKVAIWLSKKDVTPNQISLMSIAFAVVGYGVMLSYHFLPVSYLLLLAAVTIQLRLLCNLFDGMVAIEGGKKTPAGELYNDVPDRIADPLFIVAAGFATESVFGMPLAWTSAIVAVLTAYVRVLGVSMGAPADFRGPMAKQHRMALLTGVYLLLFLQHALGWLPNIFIYSMDVALLIMLLGGIYTTWRRLAFISEYKAQNVSEEAQPEERESQC, encoded by the coding sequence ATGGACAAGGACCCAATTGAAGAAAATAACCGCAGGCCTCTTGCCGTGCGTGATGTCGCCATCACCCGCAAAGTGGCCATTTGGTTAAGCAAAAAAGACGTCACTCCGAATCAAATCTCTTTAATGAGCATCGCTTTTGCCGTTGTGGGCTATGGCGTCATGCTTAGTTACCACTTCTTGCCAGTAAGCTATTTGTTGTTATTGGCGGCCGTCACTATCCAGCTGCGTCTATTGTGTAATCTGTTTGATGGCATGGTTGCGATCGAAGGAGGAAAGAAAACTCCAGCAGGGGAGCTTTATAACGATGTGCCAGACCGCATTGCCGATCCTCTCTTTATTGTTGCGGCAGGCTTTGCGACGGAGTCAGTCTTTGGTATGCCGCTCGCTTGGACTAGCGCAATAGTGGCGGTGTTGACTGCTTATGTCCGCGTTTTGGGAGTAAGCATGGGGGCGCCAGCTGATTTTCGCGGCCCTATGGCGAAGCAGCATCGCATGGCGCTCTTAACGGGAGTCTACTTGCTGCTATTCTTGCAGCATGCACTGGGTTGGCTACCAAATATCTTTATTTACAGCATGGATGTAGCCCTGCTGATAATGCTGTTAGGCGGTATTTATACTACTTGGAGGCGTCTCGCTTTTATCTCTGAATATAAAGCACAAAATGTGAGTGAAGAGGCGCAGCCAGAAGAGAGGGAATCACAATGTTAG
- a CDS encoding DUF2931 family protein, giving the protein MKQLMATLLLLVPVVSNAFAKVPSVPEDMPQWRIGYAMSSLYPAKVTEAYGVNEEQDWTSSVHNDMHFMRRSDLNRIRQDIADYDGFGLVLGTPVTKISQVTGTQTLPDSVYLYWASISNQRFFTTKWDLPADIKTLMSTKETFTRYDGVVRDCYRTDMIFGFLPNGNTKVWLRGCGEYKYITELAPDAELEADTFGNDAAIYRANYSKRIAERSEDAGALLDPIPWDRVNKVYSDIN; this is encoded by the coding sequence ATGAAGCAATTAATGGCCACATTACTACTGCTAGTTCCGGTAGTTTCCAATGCATTTGCAAAAGTACCTAGCGTTCCTGAAGATATGCCTCAATGGCGAATTGGTTATGCCATGTCCTCATTGTATCCTGCGAAAGTAACCGAAGCTTATGGTGTGAATGAAGAACAAGATTGGACATCCTCTGTTCATAATGACATGCACTTTATGCGTAGAAGCGACCTGAACAGAATAAGACAAGATATAGCAGATTATGACGGTTTTGGGTTAGTTCTCGGAACTCCTGTAACCAAAATCAGTCAAGTAACGGGTACCCAAACACTCCCGGACAGTGTATATCTTTATTGGGCTTCGATTTCAAACCAAAGGTTTTTCACCACCAAATGGGACTTACCAGCGGATATCAAGACGCTGATGAGCACTAAAGAAACTTTTACTCGTTATGATGGTGTGGTTCGTGACTGTTATCGGACAGATATGATTTTTGGTTTTTTGCCTAACGGAAATACTAAAGTTTGGTTACGTGGTTGTGGGGAATATAAATATATTACGGAGTTGGCGCCAGACGCTGAGCTTGAGGCCGATACATTTGGCAATGATGCTGCAATCTACAGAGCGAATTATAGTAAGAGGATTGCTGAGCGATCTGAAGATGCAGGAGCCCTCTTGGACCCAATCCCTTGGGACAGAGTCAATAAAGTATACTCTGACATAAACTGA